The nucleotide sequence TAGCATCTAGTATATTAGATTTTCCACTTCCATTGGGTCCTACGATAGAGGTTATTCCCATATCAAAATCAAGTTTAATCTTATCTGCAAAGGATTTAAATCCATCTATTTCTATACATTTTAAATACATATTTTCCTCACTCTTTTTTTATTATTGCCTTACAGGATGTAGTTATCTAAGTTCTCTTCTACGAGGTCATAGCTAAATATTTTAACAACATCTTTTTTTCCAATTTTTATAGTGGATTCTTTTTCATAGGGAGCTTCAAACATAATGTCATTTAATATTTTTTCAATAACACCTGATAATCTTCTAGCACCGATATTTTCAATGTCTTCATTGAGATCGATAGCTATTTCTGCTATTTCATCTATAGCGCCTTTAGTGAAACTCAAGTTAACTTTATCAGTTTTTAATAGTTCTTGATATTGAGTCAATAGATTAAAGTCTATCTCAGTTAAAATCTTTACAAAATCATCTTTATTTAAAGTGTTTAATCTTACTTTTATAGGGAATCTTCCCTGTAATTCTGGCATTAAGTCACTGGGGCTGGCCTGGGTAAAAGCTCCGGCTGCAATAAATAAAATGTGTTCAGTTCGAACAGAACCATATTTGGTCATAACTGTGGTACCTTCGATTATTGGAAGGATGTCTCTTTGAACACCTTGACGTGAAACCTCGCTGTTGCTGCCTTCCCTTTCGGCAATTTTATCTATCTCATCTATAAAGATAATCCCATCTTCCTCTACTTTTTCTACTGCTAGAGGTTTTAACTCTTCTAGGTCTATATTTTGTTCAATCTCAGTTCTTAAAAGATATTCAATGGCATTCTTGACGCTCATCTTAACTATTTTTTTCTTCCCTCCTGGGAAAGAACTCATAATATTATCGATAATACCCTTTACCCCATCCTCTTCAGATTCATTCCCCGTGGCAAAAACTTCAACCATTGGAGCCTCTGAACTTTGGTGTTTTTCAATTTCAATCTCTTGATCATCGTACTTTCCAGACACCACTTCCTCTAACAAAGTGCTTTTTTCATCGGGATTGATCGTACCGTAAGGTTTTATAAGTTTAGCTACCTTAAGGAAGGTAGGTTCCTTATATTTTTCTCTCAACATCTCTATTTTTTCCGACTTTAACTTGTTAAAAGTAATGGAAACAAGGTCCTTTATCATAGATTCTACATCTTTTCCTACATAACCTACTTCGGTATATTTAGTGGCTTCTACTTTGATAAATGGAGAATTTGTAATAGTTGCTAATCTTCTAGCAATCTCAGTTTTA is from Psychrilyobacter atlanticus DSM 19335 and encodes:
- the hslU gene encoding ATP-dependent protease ATPase subunit HslU — translated: MKENLIPKKIVEELNKYIISQEDAKKNVAISLRNRYRRKQISDMKLKNEITPKNIILIGPTGVGKTEIARRLATITNSPFIKVEATKYTEVGYVGKDVESMIKDLVSITFNKLKSEKIEMLREKYKEPTFLKVAKLIKPYGTINPDEKSTLLEEVVSGKYDDQEIEIEKHQSSEAPMVEVFATGNESEEDGVKGIIDNIMSSFPGGKKKIVKMSVKNAIEYLLRTEIEQNIDLEELKPLAVEKVEEDGIIFIDEIDKIAEREGSNSEVSRQGVQRDILPIIEGTTVMTKYGSVRTEHILFIAAGAFTQASPSDLMPELQGRFPIKVRLNTLNKDDFVKILTEIDFNLLTQYQELLKTDKVNLSFTKGAIDEIAEIAIDLNEDIENIGARRLSGVIEKILNDIMFEAPYEKESTIKIGKKDVVKIFSYDLVEENLDNYIL